One genomic window of Mus caroli chromosome 12, CAROLI_EIJ_v1.1, whole genome shotgun sequence includes the following:
- the LOC110307125 gene encoding LOW QUALITY PROTEIN: igE-binding protein-like (The sequence of the model RefSeq protein was modified relative to this genomic sequence to represent the inferred CDS: inserted 2 bases in 1 codon) translates to MSGLELSLVLKALLFLFTCQQVVKAGWRILDKIQDSLSEVKRGERAGKKRKHGAPNKYTGLSTGLEPEEKLMSGKNTWGEIRRKEEKRDEFKEPVLSSCESDEEISPSEETDLEEEAARYEREMRAYRSRKKPKVAGKGQLAARPLGSRLQSHSAPPPYAEPPPCVVCQPCAERQCADSFXREAQRKIQQAFPVFEGTEGGRVHAPVDYTQIKELAESVRKYGANANITLVQLDRLAGMALTPADWQMIAKAALPSMGKYTEWRALWQEAAQTQAQANAAALTPEQGDWTFELLTGQGAYTADQTNYHWGAYAQISSEAIKAWKALSRTGEATGQLTKIQRLNVIVQSQIGPKKWLNGKMF, encoded by the exons atgtctggtcttgaactttctctAGTGTTAAAagcccttttatttctttttacatgtCAACAAGTGGTTAAGGCAGGGTGGAGAATTCTGgacaaaattcaagacagtctatcagaagtaaagcggggagagagagcaggaaaaaagaggaaacatGGTGCACCAAATAAGTATACAGGCCTTTCCACGGGTCTTGAACCCGAGGAAAAGTTAATGTCAGGGAAAAATACCTGGGGAGAGattagaaggaaagaggagaaaagagacgAGTTTAAAGAGCCAGTTCTTAGTAGCTGTGAATCAGATGAAGAAATTAGCccttctgaggaaacagacttggaggaggaagcagctcgTTATGAGAGAGAAATGCGAGCTTATAGGTcaagaaagaagccaaaagtgGCTGGCAAAGGCCAGCTTGCTGCTCGACCTCTGGGCAGTCGGCTTCAAAGTCatagtgcacctccgccctatgcGGAGCCCCCGCCCTGCGTAGTGTGTCAGCCCTGCGCAGAGAGACAGTGCGCGGACTCGTT AAGAGAGGCACAAAGGAAGATACAACAGGCATTTCCGGTCTTTGAAGGAACCGAGGGTGGGCGTGTTCACGCTCCGGTAGATTATACACAGATTAAAGAGCTTGCTGAATCGGTCCGTAAATATGGAGCCAATGCTAATATTACCTTGGTGCAGTTAGACAGGCTTGCCGGCATGGCACTAACTCCTGCAGACTGGCAAATGATTGCAAAAGCAGCTCTCCCCAGTATGGGCAAATATACGGAATGGAGAGCACTATGGCAAGAGGCTGCACAAACGCAGGCCCAAGCAAATGCTGCCGCTTTGACTCCAGAGCAGGGAGATTGGACCTTTGAGCTGTTAACGGGTCAGGGAGCTTATACCGCTGATCAAACAAATTATCACTGGGGAGCTTATGCCCAAATTTCCTCCGAGGCTATTAAGGCCTGGAAGGCGCTCTCCCGAACAGGTGAAGCCACTGGACAATTAACAAAGATACAGCGGCTGAACGTCATTGTTCAGAGCCAGATAGGCCCAAAGAAATGGTTAAATGGAAAGATGTTTTAA